A region from the Dysidea avara chromosome 15, odDysAvar1.4, whole genome shotgun sequence genome encodes:
- the LOC136245737 gene encoding L-serine dehydratase/L-threonine deaminase-like — translation MEQPGEFYIKTPLIRSERLSKKLGVTVWLKLENIQNSHSFKMRGISNLCKKAAEKGCSKFVSSSGGNAGAAATYCARLLNKPIMVIVPESTPAVVVKNLEDGGADAIVFGKVWDEANKKALEIVSSTPGAQYVSPFDDPLIWEGNSTMIEEIKEQLHGNVPDAIVVAVGGGGLLCGVCQGLHKVGWGHVPVVAMETAGCDSLNCCIRDNKWSQLNDITSAAKCLGARRVCHQAYQWLSQHNIISCVVDDQQAASACLQFADDHHMMVELSCGAALAAAYGDKLEQLQCDDSSQLSWTSGNLVLVVCGGSGVNVDMLLKWKNNLL, via the exons ATGGAGCAACCTGGCGAGTTCTACATTAAAACTCCACTTATTCGCAGTGAGCGATTATCTAAAAAGTTGGGTGTTACAGTCTGGCTGAAACTGGAGAACATTCAGAACTCGCACAGTTTTAAAATGCGCGGCATCAGCAACCTGTGTAAAAAG GCAGCAGAGAAAGGATGTAGTAAATTTGTCAGTTCATCAG GTGGTAATGCGGGAGCAGCAGCTACGTATTGTGCTAGACTATTAAACAAGCCTATAATGGTGATTGTACCAGAGTCTACCCCAGCTGTTGTAGTGAAGAACTTAGAAGATGGTGGAGCTGATGCGATAGTGTTTGGAAAG GTGTGGGATGAAGCTAACAAGAAGGCATTAGAAATAGTCTCCTCTACACCTGGTGCTCAATATGTTAGTCCATTTGATGATCCTCTTATCTG GGAAGGCAACTCCACAATGATCGAAGAGATCAAAGAACAGCTCCATGGTAACGTACCAGATGCCATTGTTGTGGCAGTTGGAGGTGGTGGTCTACTGTGTGGTGTGTGTCAGGGACTACACAAAGTGGGCTGGGGTCATGTGCCAGTAGTTGCTATGGAGACAGCTGGTTGCGACAGTCTTAATTGTTGCATTAGAGACAACAAATGGAGTCAGTTAAATGACATCACCAG tgCTGCAAAGTGTCTGGGTGCTCGTCGGGTGTGTCATCAAGCTTATCAGTGGCTCAGTCAACATAACATTATCTCTTGTGTTGTTGATGATCAACAAGCTGCTTCAGCCTGTCTCCAGTTTGCTG ATgatcatcacatgatggtaGAGTTATCATGTGGTGCAGCATTAGCAGCAGCTTATGGTGACAAGTTGGAACAACTACAATGTGATGACAGTAGCCAGTTGTCATGGACTAGTGGTAATCTAGTGTTGGTGGTGTGTGGAGGTAGTGGAGTAAATGTGGACATGTTATTAAAATGGAAGAACAACTTGTTATAG